Proteins encoded in a region of the Populus alba chromosome 13, ASM523922v2, whole genome shotgun sequence genome:
- the LOC118028179 gene encoding fasciclin-like arabinogalactan protein 11 translates to MKQQHSLSSFLFFLLFLHCANTFAQSPAAAPAQTPAAVVAQPPATTPTQAAQPHGITNVTKILEKAGHFTIFIRLLRSTQEESHLFSALNDSSSGVTIFAPTDSAFSELKSGTLNTLSDGDKSELVKFHVVPTFLSTSQFQTVSNPLGTWAGTGSRLPLNVTSYPNSVNITTGLTNTSLSGTVYTDNQLAIYKIEKVLLPKDIFASKAPAPAPVALAPEKPTKAVPAATVESPVAPVDISSALMFAHNNVVGSVGMVAAAMFAL, encoded by the coding sequence ATGAAGCAACAGCACTCActctcctcttttttattttttcttcttttcctccaTTGTGCCAATACCTTTGCTCAGTCACCAGCTGCAGCCCCAGCACAGACACCAGCAGCAGTTGTAGCACAACCTCCAGCTACAACCCCAACACAGGCAGCTCAGCCACATGGCATCACAAACGTCACCAAAATCCTTGAGAAGGCTGGACATTTCACTATCTTTATCCGCCTTTTGAGATCCACCCAAGAGGAAAGCCACTTATTCTCCGCGCTTAATGATTCAAGCTCTGGAGTAACCATCTTTGCACCAACTGATAGCGCATTCTCGGAACTCAAATCAGGAACTCTCAACACTCTAAGTGACGGAGACAAGTCTGAGTTAGTGAAGTTCCATGTAGTTCCTACTTTCTTATCGACCTCCCAGTTCCAGACCGTAAGTAACCCTCTCGGAACATGGGCTGGAACAGGTAGTAGGTTACCACTTAATGTCACAAGTTATCCAAACTCAGTGAACATAACCACAGGACTTACCAATACAAGTTTATCTGGCACGGTATACACGGACAACCAGCTAGCCATTTATAAGATTGAGAAGGTGCTACTTCCCAAGGACATTTTTGCTTCTAAGGCCCCAGCTCCAGCACCAGTAGCACTCGCACCGGAAAAGCCTACAAAGGCAGTTCCTGCAGCAACCGTTGAGAGTCCCGTGGCTCCTGTGGATATATCTAGTGCACTTATGTTCGCACATAATAATGTTGTGGGATCAGTTGGCATGGTTGCTGCTGCAATGTTTGCTCTGTAA